The following are encoded in a window of Rosa rugosa unplaced genomic scaffold, drRosRugo1.1 SCAFFOLD_185, whole genome shotgun sequence genomic DNA:
- the LOC133724286 gene encoding LOW QUALITY PROTEIN: tetraketide alpha-pyrone reductase 1 (The sequence of the model RefSeq protein was modified relative to this genomic sequence to represent the inferred CDS: substituted 1 base at 1 genomic stop codon) — protein MDQKLESESRVCVTGASGFLASWLIKRLLMSGYHVTGTVRDPGNQKKLAHLWRLEGAKERLRLVKADLVEEGSFDDAIFGCHGVFHSASPVPILSSDPKAXILDPAIEGTLNVLRSCKKNPSLRRVVLTSSSSAVRVRDGDDFDPNIPLDESSWSSVELCEKLQIWYPLSKILAERAALDFCKANGIDLVTVLPTFVVGPSLPPDLCSTASDILGLLKGETERFNWHGRMGYVHIDDVALCHILVYEHKSAHGRYICNSTVLDNNELVSLLSTRYPSLPIPERFDQLERPHYDFNTSKLRGLGFKFKTVQEMFDDCIASLVEQGHLSPF, from the exons ATGGATCAAAAACTTGAATCCGAAAGCAGAGTTTGCGTCACGGGAGCTTCTGGCTTTCTGGCATCTTGGCTTATTAAGCGACTTCTCATGTCAGGATATCATGTAACTGGAACTGTCAGAGATCCAG GAAACCAGAAGAAATTGGCACATTTGTGGAGGCTGGAAGGAGCTAAAGAAAGACTGAGATTGGTGAAGGCTGATTTAGTTGAAGAAGGTAGCTTTGATGATGCAATCTTCGGGTGCCATGGTGTCTTCCACTCTGCTTCTCCTGTACCCATACTTTCATCTGATCCAAAGGCAT AAATCCTAGACCCGGCTATTGAAGGCACATTGAATGTGCTTCGTTCATGTAAGAAGAATCCATCTCTAAGGCGTGTGGTTCTCACCTCATCTTCTTCAGCTGTAAGGGTGAGAGATGGTGATGATTTTGACCCCAATATTCCATTGGATGAGTCATCTTGGAGCTCTGTGGAACTCTGCGAGAAACTGCAG ATTTGGTACCCTTTATCAAAAATTTTAGCTGAGAGGGCAGCATTGGATTTCTGCAAAGCAAATGGGATCGATTTAGTAACCGTTCTACCCACATTCGTTGTTGGACCTAGTTTGCCACCTGATTTATGTTCTACTGCATCTGATATACTTGGCCTGCTCAAGG GTGAAACAGAGAGGTTCAATTGGCATGGAAGAATGGGATATGTTCACATCGATGATGTTGCACTTTGCCACATCCTAGTTTATGAGCACAAAAGTGCTCATGGTCGATACATTTGCAACTCGACAGTGCTTGACAACAATGAGTTAGTATCCTTGCTATCCACAAGATATCCTTCCTTACCTATCCCTGAAAG GTTTGACCAACTGGAAAGGCCACACTATGATTTCAACACCTCAAAGTTGAGGGGTCTAGGATTTAAGTTCAAGACTGTCCAAGAGATGTTTGATGATTGCATTGCCTCTCTGGTGGAGCAAGGCCATCTTTCTCCATTCTAG